From Butyricimonas paravirosa, one genomic window encodes:
- a CDS encoding RagB/SusD family nutrient uptake outer membrane protein translates to MKNIIYIAILILFTGCGNFLDEYSQDLVVPKTVSDLNEVLLGNGYVPSSEVQYLRSGSIGWQLNILDDDINTVIAYVANKGLQEMDQVYYGYTTWQMEVGRNYTGNNLSGDNANWDALYQRINSMNIILHELGNVSQSTEQDKMDAIRVQGECYFLRAQFYLLLVNMYAKAYDPDNAATDLGVPLKLTYYVEHDKDKETQFERTPVAKVYEQIVKDLKESVDCFTKSPQTKSFYRASKGAALLLLSRVYLYMQDWKNAEITAKELLAENKSLLDYSSIVDNEKGYAISESSPELLFSQGPLNLQCDFTGVGGDFCISNDLYKLYDENDYRKGIYFVRSTQSDSLGLNRKYEMGKHRSYVSDIFTLRTAEGYLNVAEACAMQGDAEGASDWLNQLRHKRIENYTDVEYDANEVIDQVRVERRKELCLEGHRWFDLRRYAVCKKAPFKKTIERVYAIYDWESRNIFKYAEVYQLKEDDLAYVFAIPKSVLEFDKGMPDNIRENREYVRLIYRNNE, encoded by the coding sequence ATGAAAAATATTATTTACATCGCTATTTTAATCCTGTTTACGGGTTGCGGGAATTTTCTTGACGAATATTCGCAGGATCTCGTTGTCCCGAAAACGGTATCGGATTTGAATGAAGTTTTGCTAGGAAATGGATATGTACCTTCTTCGGAAGTACAGTATTTGAGAAGTGGTTCAATTGGCTGGCAACTTAATATTCTAGATGATGACATTAATACGGTCATTGCTTATGTTGCGAACAAAGGTTTGCAGGAAATGGATCAAGTTTATTATGGGTACACGACTTGGCAAATGGAAGTGGGGAGAAATTACACGGGAAATAATTTGTCCGGAGATAATGCCAATTGGGATGCCTTATATCAACGGATTAATTCAATGAATATTATTTTGCACGAACTTGGCAACGTGAGTCAAAGTACGGAACAAGATAAAATGGATGCCATTCGGGTGCAAGGAGAATGTTATTTTTTACGGGCACAGTTTTACTTATTACTTGTGAATATGTATGCTAAAGCGTACGATCCGGATAATGCGGCAACGGATTTGGGAGTGCCTTTAAAGTTGACCTATTACGTGGAGCATGATAAGGATAAAGAAACTCAGTTTGAACGTACTCCTGTTGCTAAAGTTTATGAGCAGATTGTGAAAGATTTAAAGGAATCTGTGGATTGTTTCACGAAAAGTCCCCAGACAAAAAGTTTTTACCGGGCTTCTAAGGGTGCTGCTTTATTATTGTTGAGCCGGGTATATTTGTATATGCAGGATTGGAAGAATGCAGAAATAACAGCAAAAGAGCTGTTGGCAGAAAACAAATCTCTGTTAGATTATAGTAGTATCGTTGACAATGAGAAAGGATATGCAATATCCGAGAGTAGTCCGGAACTCTTGTTCTCACAAGGTCCTTTAAATTTGCAGTGTGATTTTACGGGAGTTGGGGGAGATTTTTGTATATCCAATGATTTGTATAAACTATATGATGAAAATGATTACCGGAAGGGAATTTATTTTGTTCGATCAACACAAAGTGATAGTTTGGGCTTAAATCGTAAATACGAGATGGGAAAGCATCGTTCTTATGTTTCGGACATCTTTACGTTACGTACGGCAGAAGGATATTTGAATGTAGCAGAAGCTTGTGCCATGCAGGGGGATGCTGAAGGGGCATCTGATTGGTTGAATCAATTGAGGCATAAACGTATTGAAAATTACACAGATGTAGAATACGATGCCAATGAGGTAATAGATCAAGTACGTGTAGAAAGGAGAAAAGAGTTATGCCTGGAAGGACATCGGTGGTTTGACCTAAGAAGGTACGCCGTGTGTAAAAAAGCTCCTTTTAAAAAGACCATAGAAAGAGTGTATGCCATTTATGATTGGGAAAGTCGAAATATATTTAAATATGCAGAAGTCTACCAGTTAAAAGAAGATGATTTGGCGTATGTTTTCGCTATTCCGAAATCCGTGTTGGAATTTGATAAAGGTATGCCCGATAATATCAGAGAAAATAGGGAATATGTTAGGTTGATATACAGAAATAATGAATAG